One Luteimonas sp. MC1825 DNA segment encodes these proteins:
- a CDS encoding HAMP domain-containing sensor histidine kinase, which yields MSPPEGAVQAPAAGGPRRYRRRLRSRIILSFALLGLALTAMFAIAAAYVGAVVEDQAVGSVLKSNVDEYAERFYVDRSAEWAPLSNVRAIVYGPGKLQNVPPDWAELETGVYNITGEEEGESFVYRLVVKKDADYWFFLAQDMTNTAEVRARIKLILIAAVIAFTILAGLIGWWSASRVMRPVSELANRLNVSSDSARPGPLAPHFPDDEVGELATALDDYAARLTEVVQRDREFNADVSHELRTPLAVIRGAIELLLSRPDLDEKTQARLQRIQRAEQQCTDLISALLLLSRAERGHGTTDVGRVAEQLLDAHRAQLGGKDLVLRLEGGPGRLVVDAPESAVSVALGNLIGNAIKYTNSGEVVARLHDDAIDVIDSGPGLSAEDAARLFERGYRGSHAEHTQGGGIGLSIVRRLCRLYGWQVRVVPGAERGVVATLRFSDDSGGHAQA from the coding sequence ATGTCTCCACCTGAGGGAGCCGTACAGGCGCCGGCCGCGGGCGGTCCGCGGCGCTATCGCCGCCGCCTGCGCAGCCGAATCATCCTGTCGTTCGCGCTGCTCGGGCTGGCCCTGACGGCGATGTTCGCGATCGCCGCGGCCTATGTGGGCGCGGTGGTCGAGGACCAGGCGGTCGGCAGCGTGCTGAAGAGCAACGTCGACGAGTACGCCGAACGCTTCTACGTCGACCGGTCCGCGGAATGGGCGCCGCTCAGCAACGTGCGCGCGATCGTGTACGGCCCGGGCAAGCTGCAGAACGTGCCGCCGGACTGGGCCGAACTCGAGACCGGCGTGTACAACATCACCGGCGAGGAGGAAGGCGAATCCTTCGTCTATCGCCTGGTGGTGAAGAAGGATGCCGACTACTGGTTCTTCCTCGCCCAGGACATGACCAACACCGCCGAGGTGCGTGCGCGGATCAAGCTGATCCTGATCGCCGCGGTGATCGCGTTCACCATTCTCGCCGGGCTGATCGGCTGGTGGTCGGCGTCGCGGGTGATGCGGCCGGTGTCGGAGCTCGCGAACCGGCTCAACGTGTCCAGCGACAGCGCGCGGCCGGGCCCGCTGGCGCCGCACTTCCCGGATGACGAGGTCGGCGAGCTCGCCACCGCGCTCGACGACTATGCGGCGCGGCTGACCGAAGTCGTGCAGCGCGACCGCGAGTTCAACGCCGACGTCAGCCACGAGCTGCGCACGCCGCTGGCGGTGATCCGCGGCGCGATCGAGCTGCTGCTGTCGCGTCCCGACCTCGATGAGAAGACGCAGGCACGCCTGCAGCGCATCCAGCGCGCCGAACAGCAGTGCACCGACCTGATCAGCGCCCTGCTGCTGCTGTCGCGCGCCGAGCGCGGCCACGGCACCACCGACGTCGGCCGCGTCGCCGAGCAGCTGCTCGATGCGCACAGGGCACAGCTTGGCGGCAAGGACCTGGTGCTGCGCCTGGAAGGCGGGCCGGGGCGCCTGGTGGTCGACGCGCCCGAGTCCGCCGTGTCCGTCGCGCTGGGCAACCTGATCGGCAACGCCATCAAGTACACCAACTCCGGCGAAGTGGTCGCGCGGCTGCACGACGACGCGATCGACGTCATCGATTCCGGCCCCGGGCTCAGCGCCGAGGACGCGGCGCGGCTGTTCGAGCGCGGCTACCGCGGCAGCCACGCCGAACATACCCAGGGCGGCGGCATCGGCCTGTCCATCGTGCGCCGCCTGTGCCGGCTCTACGGCTGGCAGGTGCGGGTGGTGCCCGGCGCCGAACGCGGCGTGGTGGCCACGCTGCGCTTCAGCGACGACAGCGGCGGGCACGCCCAGGCGTGA
- a CDS encoding response regulator transcription factor, with product MRILVIEDNQDIAANLGDYLEDRGHTVDFAADGVTGLHLAVVHDFDAVVLDLNLPGMDGLEVCRKLRNEARKQTPVLMLTARDTLDNKLAGFDSGADDYLVKPFALQEVEVRLNALARRGKGVQTRVLEVADLEYNLDTLEVRRGGKLVQLNPTALKILQSLMEASPAVVTRQELETRVWGEELPDSDSLRVHIHGLRAVIDKPFPTQLVQTRHGIGYRIAAPDVST from the coding sequence TTGCGCATCCTAGTCATCGAGGACAACCAGGACATCGCCGCCAACCTGGGCGACTACCTGGAAGACCGCGGGCATACGGTCGATTTCGCCGCCGACGGCGTGACCGGGCTCCACCTGGCGGTGGTGCACGACTTCGATGCCGTGGTGCTCGACCTCAACCTGCCGGGCATGGACGGGCTCGAGGTCTGCCGCAAGCTGCGCAACGAAGCACGCAAGCAGACCCCGGTGCTGATGCTCACTGCCCGCGACACCCTGGACAACAAGCTGGCCGGCTTCGATTCCGGCGCCGACGACTATCTGGTCAAGCCGTTCGCCCTGCAGGAGGTCGAGGTGCGGCTGAACGCGCTGGCGCGCCGCGGCAAGGGTGTGCAGACCCGCGTGCTCGAAGTCGCCGACCTCGAGTACAACCTCGACACGCTCGAAGTCCGTCGCGGTGGCAAGCTGGTGCAGCTCAACCCCACCGCGTTGAAGATCCTGCAGTCGCTGATGGAGGCGTCGCCGGCTGTGGTCACGCGCCAGGAGCTGGAGACCCGTGTCTGGGGCGAGGAACTCCCCGATTCCGACAGCCTGCGCGTGCACATCCACGGCCTGCGCGCGGTGATCGACAAACCGTTCCCCACCCAGCTGGTGCAGACGCGCCACGGCATCGGCTACCGGATCGCCGCGCCAGATGTCTCCACCTGA
- the trmB gene encoding tRNA (guanosine(46)-N7)-methyltransferase TrmB — MDPFKSPGAKAPPKPFTVEDGNRRVRSFVLRQGRFTPAQQRAFDALWPRFGLDYTAAPRDFDAVFGRQAPRILEIGFGNGEALRFSTGHDPARDHIGIEVHAPGVGRLLNALADDDVGNVRLYHHDAVEVLEHEITDASLDEVRIYFPDPWHKKRHNKRRLVNPAFADLLVRKLATNGRLHLATDWQDYAEQMWDVLDATRGLRNRAGARGHVPRPEWRPQTHFESRGQRLGHGVWDLLYDRDGS; from the coding sequence GTGGATCCGTTCAAAAGCCCGGGCGCCAAGGCGCCGCCCAAGCCGTTCACCGTGGAGGACGGCAACCGGCGCGTGCGCAGCTTCGTGCTGCGCCAGGGACGGTTCACGCCCGCGCAGCAGCGCGCGTTCGACGCACTGTGGCCACGCTTCGGGCTTGACTACACGGCCGCGCCGCGCGACTTCGATGCCGTGTTCGGGCGCCAGGCACCGCGCATCCTGGAAATCGGCTTCGGCAACGGTGAAGCCCTTCGCTTCTCCACCGGCCACGACCCGGCGCGGGACCATATCGGCATCGAGGTGCACGCCCCCGGCGTGGGCCGCCTGCTCAACGCGCTCGCCGATGACGACGTCGGCAATGTACGCCTCTACCACCACGACGCGGTCGAGGTGCTGGAGCACGAGATCACCGACGCCAGCCTCGACGAAGTGCGCATCTACTTCCCCGATCCCTGGCACAAGAAGCGCCACAACAAGCGCCGGCTGGTGAATCCCGCGTTTGCCGATCTGCTCGTGCGCAAGCTTGCGACGAATGGCCGCTTGCACCTCGCGACCGATTGGCAGGACTATGCGGAGCAGATGTGGGACGTGCTCGACGCGACCCGGGGACTGCGCAACCGCGCCGGCGCGCGTGGCCACGTGCCGCGCCCGGAGTGGCGGCCGCAGACCCACTTCGAAAGTCGCGGCCAGCGCCTGGGACACGGCGTCTGGGACCTGCTGTACGACAGGGACGGGAGCTGA
- a CDS encoding Rieske (2Fe-2S) protein — protein MSKDVSEALIGSGAAESTPLRTLASIAPGGFAECEGLVDGDMDSIILHRDAADGVRAWLNICPHAGRRLDWAPGQFLKARDGQLVCAVHGATFETVGGLCTAGPCRGEALRAVAVVVRDGLVYLAG, from the coding sequence ATGTCGAAAGATGTAAGCGAAGCGTTAATCGGATCGGGTGCGGCGGAGTCCACGCCGCTGCGCACGCTGGCCTCCATCGCGCCCGGCGGCTTCGCCGAGTGCGAGGGCCTGGTCGACGGCGACATGGACTCGATCATCCTCCACCGCGACGCCGCCGACGGCGTCCGCGCCTGGCTCAACATCTGCCCGCATGCCGGGCGTCGGCTCGACTGGGCGCCCGGGCAGTTCCTGAAGGCCAGGGACGGGCAACTGGTCTGCGCGGTGCACGGCGCCACGTTCGAGACCGTCGGTGGCCTGTGCACCGCCGGGCCCTGCCGCGGCGAGGCGCTGCGCGCGGTCGCCGTCGTGGTGCGCGACGGCCTGGTCTATCTGGCGGGTTGA
- a CDS encoding SLC13 family permease → METLALTTDMKLVLGLVAMVMVLFLFERVRVDLVALVALVVLGLTGLVAPEDIFNGFSSNAVISIIATMILGTGLDRTGALNRLAAWLLRRSKGVEKKLLLYTSAVAGLNSSFMQNPAVMALYLPVASRLASRTGLGLSRFLLPIAAAIVMGGALTMVGNSPLILLNDLLVAANANLPSGVATLEPLPMFAPLPIGLALLLIALAYFHFFGDRLLGDNIAGDGSVTPARTESYFARAYGIEGDVFELTVSADSPLVGMALGEAETVHGAPLLLALKTGNDSRLAPPADARIWVGSVIGAMGARQQVADFAQNNMLRMSTRLREFGDLFNPSRAGISEAVVPPTSKFIGKTQAELALRKNYGISLLAVNRDKDVLRDNIRNLPLRAGDMLVLHSIWQDLAQTAANRDFVVVTDYPKGEQRPHKFKIAMAIFAVTMLIALGSELPTSIALMTGVAGMLVCGVLKMDEAYSAINWKTVFLMACLIPLGWAMDSSGTAAWIAGHTIEQLPEGLPVWTIQLTVALLTAAFSLVISHVGATIVMVPLAINLALAAGGDPTAFALIVALSASNNLVTQSNPVMSMIAGPANYSARDLWRVGAPLSLAYIAVVVVMVNLIF, encoded by the coding sequence ATGGAGACCCTCGCCCTCACCACGGACATGAAGCTCGTCCTCGGGCTGGTCGCGATGGTGATGGTGCTGTTCCTGTTCGAGCGCGTGCGCGTCGACCTGGTGGCGCTGGTGGCGCTGGTGGTGCTCGGCCTGACCGGGCTGGTGGCGCCCGAGGACATCTTCAACGGCTTCTCGTCCAACGCGGTGATCAGCATCATCGCCACGATGATCCTCGGCACCGGCCTGGACCGCACCGGCGCGCTCAACCGACTGGCGGCCTGGCTGCTGCGGCGCTCGAAGGGCGTCGAGAAGAAGCTGCTGCTGTACACCTCGGCGGTCGCCGGCCTGAACTCGTCCTTCATGCAGAACCCGGCGGTGATGGCGCTGTACCTGCCGGTGGCGTCGCGGCTGGCGTCGCGCACCGGGCTTGGCCTGTCGCGCTTCCTGCTGCCGATCGCCGCCGCCATCGTGATGGGCGGCGCGCTGACCATGGTCGGCAACTCGCCGCTGATCCTGCTGAACGACCTGCTGGTGGCGGCCAACGCCAACCTGCCCTCCGGCGTGGCCACGCTGGAGCCGCTGCCGATGTTCGCGCCGCTGCCGATCGGCCTGGCGCTGCTGCTGATCGCGCTGGCCTACTTCCATTTCTTCGGCGACCGCCTGCTCGGTGACAACATCGCCGGCGACGGCAGCGTCACGCCGGCCCGCACCGAGAGCTATTTCGCCCGCGCCTACGGCATCGAAGGCGACGTGTTCGAACTGACCGTCAGCGCCGACAGCCCGCTGGTCGGCATGGCGCTGGGCGAGGCCGAGACCGTGCACGGCGCGCCGCTGCTGCTCGCCCTGAAGACCGGCAACGATTCACGGCTGGCACCGCCGGCCGACGCCCGCATCTGGGTGGGGAGCGTGATCGGAGCGATGGGCGCGCGCCAGCAGGTCGCGGACTTCGCGCAGAACAACATGCTGCGCATGTCCACCCGCCTGCGCGAGTTCGGTGACCTGTTCAACCCCAGCCGCGCCGGCATTTCCGAGGCCGTGGTGCCGCCGACGTCGAAGTTCATCGGCAAGACCCAGGCGGAGCTGGCGCTGCGCAAGAACTACGGCATCAGCCTGCTGGCGGTGAACCGAGACAAGGACGTGCTGCGCGACAACATCCGCAACCTGCCGCTGCGCGCCGGCGACATGCTGGTGCTGCACAGCATCTGGCAGGACCTGGCGCAGACCGCCGCCAACCGCGACTTCGTGGTGGTCACCGACTACCCCAAGGGCGAGCAGCGCCCGCACAAGTTCAAGATCGCGATGGCGATCTTCGCGGTGACCATGCTGATCGCGCTCGGCTCGGAGCTGCCCACCTCGATCGCGCTGATGACCGGCGTGGCCGGCATGCTGGTCTGCGGCGTGCTGAAGATGGACGAGGCCTACAGCGCCATCAACTGGAAGACGGTGTTCCTGATGGCCTGCCTGATCCCGCTGGGCTGGGCGATGGACTCCAGCGGCACCGCGGCGTGGATTGCCGGCCACACCATCGAACAGCTGCCGGAAGGACTTCCGGTGTGGACCATCCAGCTCACCGTCGCGCTGCTGACGGCGGCGTTCTCGCTGGTCATCAGCCACGTCGGCGCGACCATCGTGATGGTGCCGCTGGCGATCAACCTGGCGCTGGCCGCGGGCGGCGACCCGACCGCGTTCGCGCTGATCGTGGCGCTGTCGGCGTCCAACAACCTGGTCACCCAGTCCAACCCGGTGATGTCGATGATCGCCGGCCCCGCCAACTATTCCGCGCGCGACCTGTGGCGCGTGGGCGCACCACTGTCGCTGGCGTACATCGCAGTGGTGGTGGTGATGGTGAACCTGATCTTCTGA
- the rimK gene encoding 30S ribosomal protein S6--L-glutamate ligase, protein MKFAILSRNGKLYSTRRLVEAARLRGHSVRVLDPLRCYMRIGVDGFTMHYKGRPLAGYGAVIPRIGTSINRYGNAVLHQFELMGCHTPNPSAANMAARDKLRCHQLLAAKGIDMPVTVFGDNPDDTVDLLAMLGPPPHVIKLNEGTQGAGVMLTEKPSASRSVVEALRGLYANFLVQEFIAEAEGADLRCFVVGNEVVAAMRRQAPAGDFRANLHRGGEAEAVEVTDGQADVAVRAAQGLGLGVAGVDLVLSARGPLVLEVNASPGLEGIERSSGVDVAGRIIEFVATAAAAKPASPPHRRPKRRLTEV, encoded by the coding sequence ATGAAATTCGCCATCCTTTCGCGCAACGGCAAGCTGTACTCCACGCGCAGGCTGGTCGAGGCCGCGCGCCTGCGCGGCCACAGCGTGCGCGTGCTCGATCCGCTGCGCTGTTACATGCGCATCGGCGTGGACGGCTTCACCATGCATTACAAGGGCCGGCCGCTGGCCGGCTATGGCGCGGTGATCCCGCGCATCGGCACCTCGATCAACCGCTACGGCAACGCCGTGCTGCACCAGTTCGAACTGATGGGCTGCCACACGCCCAATCCTTCGGCCGCAAACATGGCCGCGCGCGACAAGCTGCGCTGCCACCAGCTGCTGGCGGCCAAGGGCATCGACATGCCGGTCACGGTGTTCGGCGACAACCCGGACGACACCGTAGACCTGCTGGCCATGCTCGGCCCGCCGCCGCACGTCATCAAGCTCAACGAGGGCACCCAGGGCGCTGGCGTGATGCTCACCGAGAAGCCGTCGGCGTCGCGCAGCGTGGTCGAGGCATTGCGGGGCTTGTATGCCAACTTCCTGGTGCAGGAGTTCATCGCCGAGGCCGAGGGCGCCGACCTGCGCTGCTTCGTGGTGGGCAACGAGGTGGTGGCGGCCATGCGCCGACAGGCACCCGCCGGCGACTTCCGCGCCAACCTGCACCGCGGCGGCGAAGCCGAGGCGGTCGAGGTCACCGACGGGCAGGCCGACGTGGCGGTGCGTGCCGCGCAGGGGCTGGGGCTGGGCGTGGCCGGGGTGGACCTGGTGCTGTCGGCGCGCGGCCCGCTGGTCCTCGAGGTCAACGCCTCGCCGGGCCTGGAAGGCATCGAGCGTTCCAGCGGCGTGGATGTGGCCGGCCGGATCATCGAGTTCGTTGCAACAGCGGCGGCCGCCAAGCCTGCTTCTCCGCCACACCGCCGACCCAAACGGCGTTTAACGGAAGTTTAG
- a CDS encoding branched-chain amino acid transaminase, translating into MQQYPEWIWQNGIIKRWADATTHVMSHALHYGSSVFEGIRAYKTTSGTAIFRLDDHTRRLHASARIYEMAIPYSADEINAACHEVINRNGLERAYLRPVAWRGLGGFGLSAETPIDVAVAAWHMGPYLGEGALTEGIDACVSSWQRFAPNTIPAGAKAGGNYLSGQLVAREARRLGFGEGIALASTGLLSEGAGENLFLVFDGALHTTPVSAALLNGITRDSIIRLARDVGIEVVERDLPREYLYLCDELFMCGTAAEITPIRSVDGRQIGAGRAGPVTLRMQELFFGLFDGRTPDRHGWLQPLQS; encoded by the coding sequence ATGCAGCAGTACCCCGAATGGATCTGGCAGAACGGCATCATCAAGCGCTGGGCCGATGCCACCACGCACGTCATGTCGCACGCCCTGCATTACGGCTCGTCGGTGTTCGAAGGCATCCGCGCATACAAGACCACGTCCGGCACGGCGATCTTCCGCCTCGACGACCACACCCGGCGCCTGCATGCGTCGGCGCGCATCTACGAGATGGCCATCCCGTACAGCGCCGACGAGATCAACGCAGCCTGCCACGAGGTGATCAACCGCAACGGTCTCGAGCGCGCCTACCTTCGCCCGGTCGCCTGGCGCGGACTCGGCGGATTCGGCCTGTCGGCCGAGACGCCGATCGATGTCGCGGTCGCCGCATGGCACATGGGTCCCTATCTGGGCGAGGGTGCGCTGACCGAGGGCATCGACGCCTGCGTGTCCAGCTGGCAGCGCTTCGCGCCCAACACCATTCCGGCCGGGGCCAAGGCCGGCGGCAACTACCTGTCCGGCCAGCTGGTGGCGCGCGAGGCGCGGCGCCTGGGCTTCGGCGAGGGCATCGCGCTGGCCTCCACCGGGCTGCTTTCGGAAGGCGCCGGCGAGAACCTGTTCCTGGTGTTCGACGGCGCGTTGCACACCACGCCGGTCAGCGCCGCGCTGCTCAACGGCATCACCCGCGATTCGATCATCCGCCTCGCGCGCGATGTCGGCATCGAAGTTGTCGAACGCGACCTGCCGCGCGAGTACCTGTACCTGTGCGACGAGTTGTTCATGTGCGGCACCGCGGCCGAGATCACGCCGATCCGCTCGGTTGACGGCCGCCAGATCGGGGCCGGCCGCGCCGGGCCGGTGACGCTGCGCATGCAGGAGCTGTTCTTCGGCCTGTTCGACGGCCGCACACCGGACCGCCACGGCTGGCTGCAGCCGCTGCAGTCCTGA
- a CDS encoding fumarylacetoacetate hydrolase family protein, which translates to MTDVIPAPAQARLAVRGGGTFPVRRVYCVGRNFADHAREMGAAVAASKATRGQPVFFMKPADALVTGGVVHYPPATVDLHHEVELVVALGRDAPPGILDREHAARLVFGYGVGLDLTRRDLQSAAKQAGLPWDTGKAFDESAPVSELVPAAAIGELAPRRLSLTVNGEERQAGLLSDLVWDVPDILHELSRLNTLRAGDLVFMGTPAGVAALHPGDTCEARLDDAIVLRCRIAAARVP; encoded by the coding sequence ATGACCGACGTGATTCCCGCGCCCGCCCAGGCGCGCCTGGCCGTGCGCGGCGGCGGCACATTCCCGGTGCGGCGCGTGTACTGCGTCGGCCGCAATTTCGCCGACCACGCCCGCGAGATGGGTGCCGCGGTGGCGGCGTCCAAAGCCACCCGAGGCCAGCCGGTGTTCTTCATGAAGCCCGCCGATGCACTGGTGACCGGGGGCGTGGTGCACTACCCGCCCGCCACCGTCGACCTGCACCACGAGGTGGAACTGGTGGTCGCCCTGGGCCGCGACGCCCCGCCCGGCATCCTCGACCGCGAACACGCCGCACGGCTGGTGTTCGGCTACGGCGTGGGCCTGGACCTGACGCGCCGCGACCTGCAGTCCGCGGCCAAGCAGGCCGGCCTTCCGTGGGATACCGGCAAGGCCTTCGATGAATCAGCGCCGGTGAGCGAGCTCGTGCCCGCCGCCGCCATCGGCGAGCTCGCGCCGCGCCGGCTGTCGCTCACCGTCAACGGCGAAGAACGCCAGGCAGGGCTTCTGTCCGACCTGGTCTGGGACGTGCCGGACATCCTCCACGAACTCTCGCGCCTCAACACGCTGCGCGCCGGCGACCTGGTGTTCATGGGCACGCCCGCGGGCGTGGCCGCGCTGCACCCCGGCGACACCTGCGAAGCGCGCCTGGACGACGCCATCGTGCTGCGCTGCCGCATCGCGGCGGCGCGTGTACCCTGA
- a CDS encoding thiazole synthase: protein MTSLDTFGDDALVIAGKRYRSRLLTGTGKFVDLDETRRATEAAGAEIVTVAIRRTNIGQSPGEPNLLDVLPPDRYTILPNTAGCYTAEEAVRTCRLARELLDGHNLTKLEVLGDQRTLFPDVVQTLKAAEQLVADGFDVMVYTSDDPILAKRLEEIGCVAVMPLAAPIGSGLGIQNRWNLLEIVENARVPIIVDAGVGTASDAAIAMELGCHGVLMNTAIAGAREPVRMATAMRLAVEAGRHAFLAGRIPRKRYASASSPVDGLVG from the coding sequence ATGACCAGCCTAGACACCTTTGGCGACGACGCCCTCGTCATCGCCGGCAAGCGCTACCGTTCCCGCCTGCTGACCGGCACCGGCAAGTTCGTCGACCTCGACGAAACCCGCCGCGCCACCGAGGCCGCGGGCGCTGAAATCGTCACCGTGGCCATCCGCCGCACCAACATCGGGCAGTCGCCCGGCGAGCCGAACCTGCTCGACGTGCTGCCGCCCGACCGCTACACCATCCTGCCCAACACCGCCGGCTGCTACACCGCCGAAGAGGCGGTGCGCACCTGCCGCCTGGCGCGCGAGCTGCTCGACGGCCACAACCTCACCAAGCTCGAGGTGCTGGGCGACCAGCGCACGCTGTTCCCCGACGTGGTGCAGACGCTCAAGGCCGCCGAACAGCTGGTCGCCGACGGTTTCGACGTGATGGTCTACACCAGCGACGACCCGATCCTGGCCAAGCGCCTGGAAGAGATCGGCTGCGTGGCGGTGATGCCGCTGGCGGCGCCGATCGGCTCGGGTCTTGGCATCCAGAACCGCTGGAACCTGCTGGAGATCGTCGAGAACGCCAGGGTGCCGATCATCGTCGACGCCGGCGTGGGCACCGCGTCCGATGCCGCGATCGCCATGGAGCTCGGCTGCCACGGCGTGCTTATGAACACCGCCATCGCCGGCGCGCGCGAGCCGGTGCGCATGGCCACGGCCATGCGCCTGGCCGTCGAGGCCGGGCGCCATGCCTTCCTCGCCGGGCGCATTCCGCGCAAGCGCTATGCCAGCGCCTCGTCGCCGGTCGACGGCCTGGTCGGCTGA
- the thiS gene encoding sulfur carrier protein ThiS: protein MDILLNGAHCALPGPATVLELLEREALAGRKVAVEVNGEIVPRSLHPTHLLEAGDRVEIVHALGGG, encoded by the coding sequence ATGGACATCCTGTTGAATGGCGCCCACTGCGCACTGCCCGGCCCGGCCACGGTGCTGGAACTCCTCGAGCGCGAGGCGCTTGCCGGCCGCAAGGTGGCGGTGGAAGTGAACGGCGAGATCGTGCCGCGCAGCCTGCACCCCACGCACCTGCTGGAGGCCGGCGACCGCGTCGAGATCGTGCACGCGCTCGGCGGGGGCTAA
- a CDS encoding autotransporter domain-containing protein: MSLSRPARTVLAAALAMAALPAAAQDQPFSQTVFFGDSLTDAGYFRPLLPANVQAVTGQFTTNPGLVWSQWLADFYGTTAGANGNGQGGSNYAAGGARNGVNVTGALGFIPSLATQTGNYLAANGGRADPDALYTVWGGANDLFAVAANPGNAQAIIGGAVAAQAGIVGTLQAAGARYILVPTIPDLGLTPAQRAQGPAAQAQGTALATMYNDALFATLAANNLSVIPVDSFNFLREVVANPAMFGISNVTGTACMPQITAQSLTCNPTSLVSPDAPNSYLFADGVHPASGAHRAIADLAVAAIEGPRQMAVLPHSAAGTGRNRAERVAARIGVKPEADGSRWWTDLRGDFQRYGHGDHYDGTGPALTVGLDWTRGNLVYGAFAGYGAQGNDWGGRRGEWDQSEASLGGFAGWFGASGAWVNGQASYTRIDFDIERQVPLGPALRTHDASTDGSNLTLAVHAGWDFGDGALRHGPVLGVTAQRIDVDGFAESDPGLSTSLAYPDQSFDSLVGSAGWQVSYAITGHLQPYARLTVDREFEDAATQAFARSQSIAGSLAYAVPGVDYDQRYSTLTLGARTQLFGLDANVGSSLNIGQKGGKHAMVFATVGAGF; encoded by the coding sequence ATGTCGCTGTCCCGTCCCGCCCGCACCGTCCTCGCCGCTGCGCTCGCCATGGCCGCCCTGCCCGCCGCGGCCCAAGACCAGCCGTTCTCGCAGACGGTGTTCTTCGGCGACAGCTTGACCGACGCCGGCTACTTCCGGCCGCTGCTGCCGGCCAACGTGCAGGCCGTGACCGGCCAGTTCACCACCAACCCGGGCCTGGTCTGGTCGCAGTGGCTGGCCGATTTCTACGGCACCACCGCAGGTGCCAACGGCAACGGGCAGGGCGGCAGCAACTACGCGGCCGGTGGTGCCCGCAATGGCGTCAACGTGACCGGCGCGCTCGGTTTCATCCCCTCGCTCGCCACGCAGACCGGCAACTACCTGGCCGCCAATGGCGGACGCGCGGATCCGGATGCGCTGTACACGGTGTGGGGCGGTGCCAACGACCTGTTCGCCGTGGCCGCCAACCCGGGCAATGCCCAGGCGATCATCGGCGGCGCGGTCGCCGCGCAGGCCGGCATCGTCGGCACGCTGCAGGCGGCGGGTGCGCGCTACATCCTGGTGCCCACCATCCCCGACCTCGGCCTGACCCCCGCGCAGCGGGCGCAGGGCCCGGCCGCGCAGGCGCAGGGCACCGCGCTGGCGACCATGTACAACGACGCGCTGTTCGCCACGCTGGCGGCCAACAACCTGAGCGTGATCCCGGTCGACAGCTTCAATTTCCTGCGCGAAGTGGTCGCCAACCCGGCCATGTTCGGCATCAGCAACGTCACCGGCACCGCCTGCATGCCGCAGATCACCGCGCAGTCGCTGACCTGCAACCCGACCAGCTTGGTCAGCCCGGATGCGCCCAACAGCTACCTGTTCGCGGACGGCGTGCACCCGGCCAGCGGCGCGCACCGCGCGATCGCCGACCTCGCCGTTGCCGCCATCGAAGGCCCGCGCCAGATGGCCGTGCTGCCGCACTCCGCGGCCGGCACCGGCCGCAACCGCGCCGAGCGCGTGGCCGCCCGCATCGGCGTCAAGCCCGAGGCGGACGGCAGCCGCTGGTGGACCGACCTGCGTGGCGACTTCCAGCGCTACGGCCACGGTGACCATTACGACGGCACCGGCCCGGCGCTGACCGTGGGCCTGGACTGGACGCGCGGCAACCTGGTGTATGGCGCATTCGCGGGCTACGGCGCGCAGGGCAACGACTGGGGTGGCCGTCGCGGCGAGTGGGACCAGTCCGAGGCCAGCCTGGGCGGCTTTGCCGGCTGGTTCGGCGCTTCGGGCGCCTGGGTCAATGGCCAGGCCAGCTACACGCGCATCGATTTCGACATCGAGCGCCAGGTGCCGCTGGGCCCGGCGCTGCGCACGCACGACGCGTCGACCGACGGCAGCAACCTCACCCTCGCCGTGCACGCCGGTTGGGACTTCGGCGACGGCGCGCTGCGCCACGGCCCGGTGCTGGGCGTGACCGCGCAGCGCATCGACGTCGACGGCTTCGCCGAGAGCGATCCGGGCCTGTCGACCTCGCTGGCGTACCCCGACCAGTCGTTCGATTCGCTGGTCGGCAGCGCCGGCTGGCAGGTGTCGTACGCGATCACCGGCCACCTGCAGCCGTATGCGCGCCTGACCGTGGACCGCGAGTTCGAGGACGCCGCCACCCAGGCCTTTGCCCGCTCGCAGTCGATCGCCGGTTCGCTGGCCTACGCCGTGCCCGGCGTGGACTACGACCAGCGCTACAGCACGCTGACCCTGGGCGCGCGCACGCAGCTGTTCGGCCTGGATGCCAACGTCGGCAGCAGCCTGAACATCGGCCAGAAGGGCGGCAAGCACGCGATGGTGTTCGCAACCGTCGGCGCCGGCTTCTGA